In the Pirellulaceae bacterium genome, one interval contains:
- a CDS encoding S9 family peptidase, translating into MNECNADTKSPLLDRDLFFGNPQISGGQLSPDGRFISFMKPYQGIMNVWVKEFAEPFDKARPLTDSKRPLYGYTWTEDGKYILYVKDSDGDENINLFAVDPSAKPAAGKETPDSRNLTPLKDVTARIMHASQKNPDLLWVGLNNRDQAWHDLYQLEISTGDLTLVYQNDDRITGYEFDWDDNLRLLSRTDPAGDTTLLRKDDEKLVPIYETSVTEDAMVRGWDPKNENLYLVTNKGDLDLQTLFKMNPQTGELELLESDPKERVDFGGLRMDRNTREIISTSYTDDKTQYYWRDKDWEANYKFLQQKFPGREIAFQSATNDYSKFLITVHGDKHAAEAWYFDAPERKLIHQYTPRPELKDVEEHLAPMTPIRYASSDGLNIPAYLTVPAGVEAKNLPVVVLVHGGPKGPRDSWGYSALVQFLANRGYAVLQPNFRASGGYGKKFLNAGDLQWGKLMQDDISWGVKYLIEQGIADPDRVAIMGGSYGGYATLAGLALTPELYACGVDIVGPSNIFTLLESIPPYWEAGRAFLYGMVGDPNTEEGQKRIREASPLFSAHKIAKPLLIIQGANDPRVKQAEADQIVIALRDRGHKVSYLLADDEGHGFAKPVNRMAMYAEIEAFLAEQIGGRHQEDMPEDVSERLDQIRVDVNKVTYEPAEESNSNTE; encoded by the coding sequence ATGAACGAATGCAACGCAGATACCAAGTCCCCCTTACTCGATCGGGATCTCTTTTTTGGAAACCCGCAGATTTCGGGCGGGCAGCTGAGTCCGGATGGCAGGTTTATTTCGTTCATGAAACCGTATCAGGGCATCATGAACGTCTGGGTCAAAGAGTTTGCAGAGCCATTTGACAAGGCTCGCCCGTTGACGGACAGCAAGCGACCTTTGTACGGATATACGTGGACGGAAGATGGCAAGTACATTCTGTACGTAAAAGACTCAGACGGCGACGAGAATATCAATCTGTTCGCTGTTGATCCTAGCGCCAAACCTGCCGCCGGCAAAGAGACACCAGACTCGCGAAATCTGACCCCGCTGAAAGATGTCACGGCACGGATCATGCATGCGAGTCAGAAAAATCCGGATTTGCTGTGGGTGGGACTGAATAATCGAGACCAGGCATGGCACGATCTTTATCAACTCGAAATCTCCACAGGCGATTTGACACTGGTCTATCAGAACGACGATCGCATCACCGGTTATGAATTTGACTGGGATGACAATCTTCGCTTGCTGAGTCGAACCGATCCTGCGGGCGATACGACCCTATTGCGTAAAGACGACGAGAAGCTGGTCCCCATCTATGAGACTTCGGTCACAGAGGACGCGATGGTCCGGGGATGGGATCCGAAAAATGAGAACCTTTACCTGGTCACCAACAAGGGTGACCTGGATCTGCAGACGCTGTTCAAGATGAATCCCCAAACAGGGGAACTGGAACTCCTGGAAAGCGACCCGAAAGAGCGAGTCGATTTCGGCGGCTTGCGAATGGACCGAAACACTCGGGAGATCATCTCCACATCCTACACTGACGATAAGACTCAATATTACTGGCGGGACAAAGATTGGGAGGCGAACTATAAGTTCCTGCAGCAGAAGTTTCCCGGTCGTGAAATTGCCTTCCAGAGTGCAACCAATGACTACAGCAAGTTTTTGATTACCGTGCATGGCGACAAACATGCGGCTGAAGCCTGGTATTTCGATGCACCCGAGCGCAAGTTGATCCATCAGTACACGCCTCGCCCGGAACTCAAGGACGTCGAAGAACACCTGGCCCCGATGACTCCCATTCGCTATGCCAGCAGTGACGGCCTGAACATCCCTGCTTACCTGACCGTACCTGCGGGAGTTGAGGCGAAGAATTTGCCGGTTGTCGTTTTGGTTCATGGAGGCCCTAAAGGGCCACGCGACTCATGGGGCTATAGCGCTCTGGTTCAATTCTTGGCCAACCGCGGCTACGCCGTTCTGCAGCCCAACTTTCGCGCTAGTGGCGGATATGGCAAGAAGTTCCTGAATGCGGGCGACCTGCAATGGGGCAAACTGATGCAGGACGACATTAGTTGGGGCGTCAAATATTTGATCGAGCAAGGCATTGCTGACCCGGATCGCGTGGCGATCATGGGTGGCAGCTACGGCGGATACGCAACTTTGGCGGGACTTGCATTGACGCCTGAACTCTACGCCTGCGGAGTCGATATCGTTGGCCCCAGCAACATCTTCACGTTGCTTGAATCGATTCCTCCTTACTGGGAAGCGGGGCGAGCCTTTCTGTATGGCATGGTCGGAGACCCAAATACAGAAGAAGGCCAGAAACGAATTCGAGAAGCGAGCCCACTCTTCAGTGCGCACAAGATCGCCAAGCCACTGCTGATTATCCAAGGAGCTAATGACCCGAGAGTGAAACAAGCGGAGGCCGATCAGATTGTCATCGCGCTACGAGATCGGGGTCACAAAGTCAGCTATCTCCTGGCGGATGACGAGGGTCACGGCTTTGCCAAGCCTGTGAATCGCATGGCGATGTATGCCGAGATCGAGGCTTTTCTTGCAGAACAGATCGGTGGTCGGCATCAAGAGGACATGCCGGAGGACGTCTCCGAGCGACTCGACCAAATCCGCGTGGACGTGAACAAAGTGACGTACGAACCGGCCGAAGAATCAAACTCGAACACGGAATGA
- a CDS encoding DUF1559 domain-containing protein: protein MATRFQKHGFTLIELLVVIAIIGLLIGLLLPAANAARESGRRVQCVNNLRQLGIAIQAYESARRRLPPGYVSNSTTAPPPATRDPNTWDAPPGWGWGTYLLPYLEESGLASSIDLAQPVWSPRNADFVRQTVPTFLCPTASGGHEPFVVQDEAGEPLSIEGRTVTLGRSHYVASHGQESCWGECGASSTGIVFTNIYTSATREITINGDASRVADGPFYRNSRTRMRHIKDGISKTIFLGEHSSKLSDKTWVGVVPGAFTHPRFSSPENGPDAAATLVLVHAGPSGGELDITGFPIIHPVNFPTYHVGQMFSEHSGGGNVCMGDASVRFVTNEVDLIVWAEFSSINEGEVTGDL from the coding sequence TTGGCCACCAGATTCCAAAAACACGGATTTACGCTGATTGAACTGCTGGTCGTGATTGCGATCATAGGACTGCTGATTGGATTGCTACTGCCGGCAGCAAACGCCGCGAGAGAATCGGGGCGGCGTGTGCAATGCGTGAACAATCTGCGTCAACTGGGCATTGCGATTCAGGCCTACGAAAGCGCGCGTCGCAGGCTGCCGCCGGGATACGTTTCGAACTCGACGACCGCGCCCCCACCCGCGACTCGCGACCCCAACACATGGGACGCGCCACCAGGCTGGGGCTGGGGCACGTATCTGTTACCTTATCTTGAGGAGTCCGGACTGGCCAGTTCCATCGACCTGGCCCAGCCAGTGTGGTCGCCGCGGAACGCCGACTTTGTCCGTCAGACCGTTCCCACCTTCCTCTGTCCAACCGCATCCGGGGGGCACGAGCCGTTCGTGGTTCAAGACGAAGCTGGCGAACCGCTGTCTATCGAGGGTCGCACGGTCACGCTGGGGCGCTCTCACTATGTTGCCAGCCATGGACAGGAATCCTGTTGGGGCGAGTGCGGCGCGAGTTCGACGGGTATCGTGTTCACGAATATCTACACCAGCGCGACTCGCGAGATCACCATCAATGGCGACGCAAGCCGTGTCGCCGACGGTCCGTTTTATCGAAACTCTCGCACAAGAATGCGGCACATCAAGGATGGGATCTCCAAAACGATTTTCCTGGGAGAGCATTCGTCGAAACTTAGTGACAAGACCTGGGTGGGCGTTGTGCCCGGTGCGTTCACTCATCCACGTTTCTCATCGCCAGAAAACGGCCCGGATGCGGCTGCCACGCTGGTACTCGTGCATGCCGGACCATCCGGCGGGGAGCTTGACATCACGGGTTTTCCAATCATTCATCCCGTCAACTTTCCGACCTATCACGTCGGACAAATGTTCTCCGAGCATTCGGGTGGCGGCAACGTTTGTATGGGAGACGCGTCGGTCCGATTCGTGACGAACGAAGTCGATCTGATTGTTTGGGCCGAATTTTCCAGCATCAATGAAGGTGAAGTAACAGGAGACCTTTAA
- a CDS encoding SMP-30/gluconolactonase/LRE family protein gives MSAPKTIFRLCSLLTALASVAQAQNTVNFPQIGHVDRFDASLDKLILKDAAVEVLCGGFEWAEGPVWVPEKDNKFGGFVLFSDIPHNAVMKWQEGVGVSVYMKPAGYTGVADYGREPGSNGLALDAAGRLVLCEHGDRRVSLLTKGGGKVTLADRWNGKRFNSPNDLAIRRNGDLFFTDPIYGLPQSADDPLREIDFCGVYRLQKDGKVTLQFKDISRPNGIAFSPDEKILYVANSDGRDPVWRAFPVQEDGSLGSPTAFFDSSKDDRIPRGGGDGMKIDVHGNVFATGPGGVLVISPSGKLLGRIVTGESIANVGWGNDGSVLYLTSDMYLCRIKTLTKGDKFE, from the coding sequence ATGAGCGCACCAAAGACGATTTTTAGACTCTGTAGCTTACTGACGGCGCTGGCAAGCGTTGCTCAGGCTCAAAATACTGTTAATTTTCCGCAGATTGGCCATGTCGACCGATTTGACGCATCGCTCGACAAACTCATTCTGAAGGACGCAGCGGTCGAGGTTCTTTGCGGCGGCTTTGAATGGGCAGAGGGACCAGTCTGGGTGCCGGAAAAGGACAATAAGTTCGGAGGTTTTGTTCTGTTTTCTGACATCCCTCACAACGCCGTCATGAAATGGCAAGAGGGTGTTGGAGTGTCGGTGTATATGAAGCCCGCTGGCTATACAGGAGTTGCAGATTACGGTCGCGAGCCTGGCAGTAACGGGTTGGCTCTGGACGCTGCTGGACGACTCGTGCTGTGCGAACACGGTGACCGACGGGTTTCGCTCCTCACCAAGGGGGGCGGCAAGGTAACGCTTGCAGATCGGTGGAATGGCAAACGATTCAATAGTCCGAACGACTTGGCCATTCGCCGGAATGGCGACTTGTTTTTTACCGATCCAATTTACGGACTTCCCCAAAGTGCGGATGATCCATTGCGCGAGATTGATTTTTGCGGCGTCTATCGCTTGCAAAAGGACGGCAAGGTCACGCTGCAATTTAAGGACATATCTCGCCCAAACGGTATCGCTTTCTCGCCGGACGAGAAGATTCTCTACGTGGCGAACAGTGACGGTCGTGATCCGGTTTGGCGTGCATTTCCTGTGCAGGAAGATGGCAGCCTCGGATCGCCCACCGCGTTTTTTGACTCGTCCAAAGACGATCGCATTCCGCGTGGCGGGGGCGATGGCATGAAGATCGATGTGCATGGAAACGTTTTTGCGACAGGGCCTGGTGGTGTGCTCGTGATCTCACCGAGTGGCAAGCTACTCGGTCGTATCGTCACGGGCGAAAGCATTGCAAATGTTGGTTGGGGAAACGATGGAAGCGTACTCTATCTGACTTCGGACATGTATCTTTGTCGGATTAAGACGCTGACCAAGGGCGATAAGTTTGAGTGA
- the mntR gene encoding manganese-binding transcriptional regulator MntR → MMNRPQPNKSRPYRRTRKDHASETAEDYVEAIAETIQERGVCRGSDLAKLFGVSNVTITKTVVRLRTEGLVDTEPYAPLRLTAKGESLAARSKKRHETVLQFLLALGISRNVAELDSEGIEHHVSEETLRAFHRFIDQ, encoded by the coding sequence ATGATGAACCGACCGCAGCCCAACAAATCCCGCCCTTATCGCCGCACTCGCAAGGACCACGCCTCGGAAACGGCAGAGGACTACGTGGAGGCGATTGCCGAAACAATCCAGGAGCGGGGAGTCTGCCGGGGCAGTGATCTCGCCAAACTGTTCGGCGTCAGCAACGTGACGATCACCAAGACGGTCGTTCGGCTACGAACGGAAGGACTGGTGGACACCGAGCCCTACGCGCCACTTCGGCTTACGGCGAAAGGCGAGTCGCTCGCCGCACGGTCGAAGAAGCGACACGAAACCGTGCTGCAGTTTCTGCTTGCGCTAGGTATCAGTCGCAACGTCGCCGAGTTGGATTCTGAGGGGATCGAGCATCACGTGAGCGAGGAAACTCTCCGGGCATTTCATCGGTTTATTGACCAGTAA
- a CDS encoding amidohydrolase: protein MMQANLRISSLGIVVMAASVGWAQPSTLQDVAGNVASPRLPKMTIYVAKEIITLDPSMPKTEAVAVVGDRILATGTLETLKAAAGDQEFEIDETFAEKVIVPGFIAQHDHPVLTALTMAAEVLAIEDWILPTKTIPAVKDKADFMKRLAAVEEMLEDPDEPLVSWGYHPSFYGKLTREQLNKISKTRPVLIWARSCREIILNDPALKAAGITKELVAGWSDSQKQQSNFEEGRFWEQGFFAAIATNLATMIATPEKLQNGLEIARDFMHGKGITFGNEPGGILVKPVQNGVNAVFSPSTMPFRWTFMVDGKTMCDKYDDDAQVLEESKKLSSWYEGMTSQSPRMAKLFADGAIYSQLMKLRDPYLDEHEGEWMTDLAVFQRAFRFYWDADYQIHIHVNGDAGLDRVLNTLEENLRRNARHDHRTNIVHFAVSAKGQVDRIKRLGCIVSANPYYVRALADNYSEVGLGPERADRMVRMGDVERAGISFSYHSDMPMAPADPLFLMWCGVNRITTSGRVAGENQRVSRAGALRAVRLEAAYSLKLEKQIGSIVSGKLANFTILGDNPVTCDPLKIKDIAVWGTVNEGRVLPVQQRSNQQAIQRPVDSRQGELARIRILNAAHERQIKSSGRSLSLWSINSITQNRSDRSCSCGSPLIHALLSGLHTGQ from the coding sequence ATGATGCAAGCTAACTTGCGAATTTCCAGTCTAGGCATCGTTGTTATGGCCGCGAGTGTTGGCTGGGCTCAACCATCAACGCTTCAAGATGTTGCTGGAAATGTGGCATCGCCGCGTCTCCCCAAGATGACGATTTACGTCGCGAAAGAAATCATTACGCTCGACCCATCGATGCCTAAGACCGAGGCAGTTGCGGTTGTAGGAGATCGAATTCTTGCAACAGGAACGCTGGAAACACTGAAAGCGGCTGCCGGCGATCAGGAGTTCGAGATCGATGAGACGTTCGCAGAAAAAGTGATCGTCCCTGGATTTATTGCGCAGCACGACCATCCGGTCCTGACCGCTCTGACCATGGCTGCGGAGGTTCTCGCCATCGAAGATTGGATCTTGCCGACCAAGACCATACCGGCCGTCAAGGATAAAGCAGACTTCATGAAACGTCTCGCCGCGGTGGAAGAGATGCTGGAAGACCCTGACGAACCGCTCGTATCCTGGGGCTATCATCCGAGTTTCTACGGCAAGTTGACTCGCGAGCAGCTAAACAAAATCAGCAAAACCCGACCGGTATTGATTTGGGCGCGTTCCTGCCGTGAGATCATCCTGAATGATCCGGCGCTGAAGGCGGCCGGCATCACGAAAGAACTGGTCGCCGGCTGGTCGGATTCGCAGAAGCAACAGTCGAACTTCGAGGAAGGTCGTTTTTGGGAACAGGGTTTCTTTGCCGCAATCGCTACTAATCTTGCGACGATGATCGCTACCCCGGAAAAATTGCAGAATGGGCTCGAAATTGCTCGGGACTTCATGCACGGGAAAGGCATCACCTTTGGCAACGAACCCGGCGGTATTCTCGTCAAGCCCGTGCAGAATGGCGTGAACGCCGTCTTCTCGCCGTCGACCATGCCGTTCCGTTGGACCTTCATGGTCGACGGAAAAACGATGTGCGACAAGTACGACGACGACGCACAGGTACTGGAAGAATCGAAGAAGCTCTCGTCTTGGTATGAAGGTATGACCAGCCAATCCCCAAGGATGGCCAAGCTCTTTGCCGACGGTGCCATTTACTCCCAACTCATGAAGCTTCGTGACCCTTATCTCGACGAGCACGAGGGCGAGTGGATGACGGATCTAGCCGTCTTTCAACGAGCCTTTCGTTTTTATTGGGACGCCGACTACCAAATTCACATTCATGTGAATGGAGACGCCGGACTGGATCGGGTTTTAAACACTTTGGAAGAGAACCTCCGTCGCAATGCTCGCCACGACCATCGCACGAACATCGTGCACTTCGCGGTCAGTGCCAAAGGCCAAGTTGATCGGATCAAACGACTGGGCTGTATTGTTAGCGCCAATCCGTATTACGTGCGAGCTCTCGCTGACAATTACAGCGAAGTTGGGTTAGGTCCCGAACGGGCAGATCGGATGGTGCGTATGGGCGACGTTGAACGCGCTGGGATTTCATTTTCGTACCATTCGGATATGCCAATGGCTCCGGCAGATCCTTTGTTCCTCATGTGGTGTGGTGTGAACCGAATCACAACGTCCGGCCGTGTGGCAGGAGAAAATCAGCGTGTCAGCCGGGCCGGGGCACTACGAGCGGTAAGGCTCGAGGCTGCGTACTCTTTGAAGCTGGAAAAGCAAATTGGCAGTATTGTCTCTGGCAAACTGGCAAATTTCACAATTCTTGGAGACAACCCTGTCACCTGTGACCCGCTGAAGATCAAGGACATTGCCGTCTGGGGCACTGTGAACGAAGGTCGCGTATTGCCCGTTCAACAACGCTCAAATCAACAAGCCATCCAACGCCCGGTCGATTCACGACAAGGGGAGCTTGCCCGAATCAGAATACTGAATGCCGCGCACGAACGGCAAATTAAAAGCAGCGGCCGCTCGCTTTCATTGTGGTCGATCAACTCAATCACTCAAAATCGTTCCGATCGCTCTTGCTCTTGTGGCAGCCCGCTTATTCACGCCCTTTTGTCGGGGCTTCACACCGGCCAATAA